The genomic segment GGTCGCAGCATCAATCCTTGCCGAAGAATTAACCGATGTTCCCGAGCTTGTTTATCGCTTTTGCACATCTATATTAGAGCTTAACGGTATTCGCAATCGCCAAATCATGTCGGTTATTGAGGACGCTGGTCTGGCTCTCAACGAATCGGGGATTACGCCGGTGTTTTTCAAAGGAGCTGCTGCGCTACTATGTGATATCTACGCTGAGCCATCGCATAGATTCCTTAGTGATATTGATTTGCTCATCCCGGATATGCTCGGCGATCAAGCGATCGAAGCCCTCGAAAACGCGGGCTTTGTTCGCACTGACCCTAATGACTTCGTAGTCCCGCACTGTATTGAAGTGATGGTCTGCAAAAGACGTGGAGTAGCCATAGATCTGCACCGGGAGATACTGATTCCGGAACTCCAACTCATACTGCCTTGCACCGATATGCTGGCTAACATTGAAAAGAGGCGTCTTCCCTCGGGGCTGAGATTTGCCGTTCCCTCGCCTACCCACCAAGTCGTGATAAACGTTGCCCACGGCCAGCTGCAGGACCGCAGCTATTTGTGGAACTTCCAGCCATTGAAGTACCTGTATGAGTTACACCGTCTTGAGAAGCGGTATCAGGACGCTATCAAGTGGGAGGAAGTGACTTCGCGATTTGCTACTGCAGGGCACAGGGCACCTTTAGAGCAGCATCGTTACCAAGCTGCGAGGCTTTTCGACACCGATAATTTACCGGACGTGTCGTTTCGCGTACGCTTGAAATATGGCTGTACCGTGCTAATGACGGAGAATGAGGCTATCTTTTGGGTGTATGGTCGCCTCTTCTCACCTTTTGTCTGGCTGAGGGATGTTCTTAGTGACCGAGTTCGTTTGCGCCGCACGCTGCGTGAAATACGTCGTTTCAGCTGGTGGCGTGAGCGGGTTCGACGGTTTTTCAGTAGCCAGCCGCATGCAATGAAATCACGCTAGAAGAACCATCGCTCCAGTAAGCGATGGTCCGATAAAAGATTGACGACGCGCTGGACTCGCTTCCCGTCTCCCATGTCGACAGCAGGCGTTTGACCATCACACTGTTGCCAAATAGCCCACTCATCACCACTCAACCACAGTTGGTCACGGCCATCGCGAGACATCAGGAGGTGCTGTCCGTCGACTTGTGCATGACGGACGTCCTTGCGGTGCTGGGGCATTACTAATGGCGGTATTGCAGGAAGGGCCCCCTCGCGCTGCGCAATAAACCGGTTGATGATAGCAAGGATATCTCGGCCAATCCCTGTGCTGGCTTGCTGCGGCTCAGGCACAGGTGTCCAGGGCGTATAATCAGACTTGGCAAACAGCGTGGCGTCGTTCCCATCGCGGACAGGGTGACAATAGTGCACTAGAGGTGAGTCCAACAAGTCTGGTGAATCGGGTTCCGGCCACAGGGGGTTGCTGCTCAACTGCGCAGGGGTATGGATTAGACCGTACTCGGTCGCGGCGATCATGTAAGCAAATACGTCTGAATTCCAGGCTGGGCCGTCATCCGGTGAGCGATAGTGGCGGCGGATAAGACGGGCCAGTTCCAGCCAGCGGCCGCAGATGCGTTTGAGGTCACTGGTATGAATGAGCGTCGGTGTCATCACAGACGGCATCATCTCGAGTGTGTTAGAGCAATACTCCTCGAGAAAAGCAAAGCCATGACCCAAACCATACGGGTGGGTCGTCGAGGGCGCAACCAGCGGATAATCCTCCCACGTCTGTGACACCGGTGCTCCCGGCTGCGCGCGCTGGTTGACCGCGCGACGGAAGATACAGTCTGGTTCAATGAGCAGTACGGTACCTTCCGGCTCGTACTGGTAGAGCCATTCCAGCAGGGATGCCGGCTTGTTGTAGACGGGGTAATGGTCGCCAGTGACCGGTTCGATATCATGTAGGGAGGTAGCAATGGTCGTGACATGATCCAGCGGCGGTATGTGTGCCGGTGTTTCCGTCGCGAGTAGGCGCACCAGAATACCTTCCTGTCCAGAGCGCTGCCAACTGTAGGCCAGCAATTCCGACTGCCACTGCATGCAGGCGTTATGGTTTGTGGGGAATACGGTGTAGAACATCAGTCCGCCGCGCGCAGCCAGCCGTTGACGGTAAAGCGGCTTTCGCTGAATGCATCGTCCGCCATGAAGACGGGCTCCACCTCGTGCAGTTGATCCGCGCGAAAAGCCACGAGACGATTGTTTTGTGGTCGCATTGCCAGAACCTTGCCCCGGCCGTTCGCACCGGTGTCATCCGTTAGCAATAAGTTGCCGCCGGAAAAGCTCTGCGGTTCGCGAAAAAAATAATAAACGTAGGTTAGGGTCCTGGCTGCGGTGCCTACATCCTCGCCGGCGTCGCGATGTAGCTTGAAGAAATCACCCTTGCCACTGGCGGTGAGCTGGATCTCCCGTTTGCCAACAGCAAGAGTATCAATGCCCAGCGTTTGGCAAATATGACTCAGGTGAACGTCCAGACGACCCTCAAATAGCGTTCTCCAAGGGCTGTCCTGAATAGTCTGCAGAACCATGGAGCGGCGATAGCCCTCGTGGCCGGTCGTGACGTCGCTAGGGGAGAACTCGGATTCGTTATTCAGCGCGTACTGTAATAGCCTGGTGTTTTCGTCTGGGGTCAGAAAATCGTCGATACAGACACAGGGTAGGTAGCTCCCTGTTTGCAGTGACGCTTGTGAATCCGCCGCTTCGATAAGAACCGGGGGGGTTGTCAATACCGATACCAGTTCAGAGGATGCGAAACTGAGTGCTGTGCGCCCTCCGTCTAGCGGCACCTGCATAAGCCGCGAAGGTGAATGCTGCTGAACTGCAGCGTGCAGATCGGCAAGCAACGGGTCGGCCGCAGGTAGAGCAGTTTCGAAGCGACTGTCGCCGCGCAGAATAAGGGTAATATCGATGGCGTTAAGAGGTTCGTCTTTCACCGTGTTCCCTCAGATGGATAAGAGTGAGTGCCGCAGCAATGTCGAAATAATGCAGTCTCGCCAGTGGCAGCTGCATAGTCAATGCAATCAGGGCATGGATAGATTTATCCTCGTTCAGGGGAAAGCTGATGCAGTTCTCAATCAGCACCTTTACCGCCTCTATTCGCTCTATTCCTCCCCACGATGTTTCCCTGTTCACACCATTATAAATGGGGAATATCATCCCTGTTACAGGTACAGGCTCCCGCACCAGTTGGGCCTCGGGTATGGAAAAGGGCGTCTTTTTAGCATTCGCCAGATCAATTTCATCGGTGCGGTGTACCTCGCGCTTACGCGGCAGAACAGGGAAGGGATGGGCACAACCCGTGGCGGGATCAAAGGGCACAATATCATCCGAAAGGTAGTGCCAGCCCTGTTCGAGCAGCCCGATAGTCAGCGTGGACTTTCCTGCCCCCCAGGGGCCAGTCAGCAGCAAACAGCGGTCGTCGCGCTTGATAGCGGCGGCATGTAACCACAGTAGATCTTGGTGTTGCTCAACCCAGTGACTCACTACAGTGCGATAGGTTTCTTTCAGCAAACGATCGAGGGAAAGTAGGCTGAGAGTTTGGCCGTTGTTGTCGATCAGAGTGTATGTCTCACTGTCTCGAGTAATGACGGCCGTAACTAACCCATCAAGCGATGGTGGTTGTTCTGCGATAAAACACCGAAAATGTTCTGATAACAGCTGCAATACAACATCGTCGGAACAAAAGAGTGTGACGGAGCCACGCAAAAAACAGAGTGTCAACGTAAGGTCGCTCTGGTGCGTTGCTGGCATGATGTCACTGAGTCCGTTAGCTGCGCACTCACTGCGCGTCAGCAACCGGAGAGAGAAGCGAGATGATTTACGGTGCTGGCGTTGGCGGCACTATCGGTACTGGCGGTTGCGGGGTCGGTGGTGCCGCTATTGGCGTGGGGGTCGGTGTCGGGCTAACCTGAGCAAATACTTTCCCTGGCACCACTGCCGACAGCACTACCGGCGCAATCCAGCCCTTGGCCACTTCACGGCGGGTCACGCCGGTAGATTCGCTATCAGTTTGCGCTGCTTCGAGCTCTGCAACTCGAGACTGTAGCCGTTCAAGCTCTTTGTTTTTTGACATGGAAATTGCCCTCCCTTGAACAGCAAATATAACCACAACGGTCCGGAAGCGTCAATCGCTCATCTTGTGACTCTTGTGCGGAGCTGTTTGCTAATTCAGCGCAGCTCAGTGCAGGCAGAGAGCGGCTAATCCCGCGCCCGAAGCCAAGGTGCGACCGCGATGGCGGTATACCTTCAAAGACTTCACAACAACGCGCTTTCTAATGAAATTACTGAAAATAATTGCACTAAGCCGATAGCGTTTAGCATCGGGCTTGTTTGTGCAGTTGCGGCGCTCAGTTGTCAGTCTCCAACCAGCAAACCTGATAGGCGCGCGCCCACAGAGGGTCTTTGCTGAGCCACCAGGGTGTCGCTGTTTCGACCACAGGGTCAACATGCCTGGTGCCTTTTCTCCAGAATCGCCCTAATAACCCCTCCTCTGCTTTCCTATTCAAAGGCTGCTGAGTGTAATAGAGGTTGGTATCTACGCCCTCGAAGTCACCACCGCTAGTGCAGGCCAGGTGGCCGCGAATTGTAGAAATGCGTGTGCTGAAGGTCGAAAAGCGAGTGCCCATAAACCGACCTGGCGCTGCAGCACAGATGAGGGTTTCAACAATCCCACACCAATGGTGCGGGGTATTCACCACAGTCTCCCGGGGCAGGGCACTAAACGTTACGACCTCGAATTTCTCTCGAAAACCATCCAGAAAGGCGCCATCGGTCTCGTCTGTTGCAATATAAATTGGGTGTTCGGGTGACAATAGAGTCTGGACGTGCTCGTGTATTTGGCGTGCGCCAATCCGGGTCTTGGCGTACTGGAAATCTCCACGCCTGATATGTAGCGCCGAAAACCGCCGACCGGCAAGAATTGGCGCATTGATCGCCGCTTCAGCCAGGTTGATAATGTCTTGCCGAAACCGTATCGCGTCGCGTAATAAAGTGCGGGCTCTGCGCTCGAGTTGTTCGTCTCCAAACAGGAAGAAACACTCTGCCACGCCGAACATCCGGTGTTCTGTGGTCATTGGAAAGTAGAGAAGGTCACATTCTCTGAGTTCATTCGATATTGTAATAAGCTGGCGATGAGCCTGCGAGGGGCCGGCTAATCTCGCCAGCAATTCAGGCCGCGTTAACAGAGCGTCTGACGGAAACAGCAGAATATCTTCGACGCCGTTCCAGGGAGGCATGACCCCGCGGGCACGCATTAAGTCGTGGAATTTTTCGTCGGTAGCCACCTTGGTATCAAGCTCTGCAACTTCCACGAATTCGTCCGCCGTCAGCACAGGTATCTGGCGGCGGAGTGCGTCCAGATCGAGAAAATCCTCCAGCAGACGCGAGGCTTCCCCGAGCAAATAGAATGGCTTTGCAGGCGGCAACACCAGCGTACGTCCCGTTATCCAGGCCAGTACCACCATAATCTCAAGCTGCATCAGAATATTATTCCAGCCACCGAAGTCTGTTTCAAAAGCAAGGAAGCGCTGCGGCGTCACTGTGTCTGATTGACGAAGCACATCATTCATCTCGCCACTGCCCGCGCTTGTACGTCCATATCTCAAACATTTGTGAGGGCTATGCATTTCAGGCTGTGTCACTCATTTGTGGTGCGTTCAAGCGGGCGCCGCTTACCAATCGAGCGGAGTATAGTGCAGGTAGAGGTTGGCAAACCAAGTGCCATCAAGAGCAAAGGGACGACCGTGGCGGAAGTGTGCGCCCTCGAAAAACAAGATGTCGCCCGCAGCCATATCTATCTCGTGGGACTTGCCTTCGCTATCTTCTATGCACAGTGGCCACGGGCTATCCAGCGCATGGCCGACACAAATGGTGGAACTGACAACATGTGTCTCGATCTGGTCGATGTGCTCGTGGAGATAGGATCCGCGCTGGTAACAGCGGATACCATAGGCGGCTGCCGGGCGCAGCGGCCTGCCAGCCCATTGCTCGTGCAGGTGCTGGCAGGCGAGGAGTAACTCACCGTTATAAGCTTCGTCTTTGTATATCAGGCTGGGAAACCCGCAGCTATCGGTTGTCTTTACGTGCTCGTTGGCCGGCTCAGGCTGGAAGTCGCGCAGGTGGGCAGTGAAGAAATCGGCAATTGGGCGCCACAGGCTGGGCGCAAGCCGCTCTTTCCTGAAGCTCAGTCCAAGGGAAGGGACATGCGCCCGATTGGCGTCGGTACGTTTGACTATCGCGGCCGGCGTTGGCATGCGCTGGGGTTTTTCAAGCATCGGCAAAGGTCAGGAATCCCTGCTCCAGAAACTCATCAACTGCTGTGGCTACCTCCGAGGCGATGTCTGTCGTCAGGACATTGTAGGACGACGCTAGCTGTGCCACCAACTGCTCAAAGCCAATGCCGTTGGCGCAGGCCTCGTATATGGCGCGCCCTGTCGCATTGAGCACGATTGCACGCGTGGCGCCTTTCGGCCCGGAGGTGTCGCTGCGGGCGAGCAATAATCCGTCATCCACGACGAATGCACGGCTGTGTGGTGTCGGTATCAATTGTTCTGAAAATCGATTAGCAAACTGCATGTTGTGCACTGTAACAGACGCCGGATGAGCACGTCAGCAGTATTCCCTCCCCCCCCCCGGCAGGCTGTAGGTCGAAAAAAGGCTTTTATCACGCAGAGCGGCGCGGCGTGACGGCTAATTGCTGACGTAAGTCGATATCGTTTATAGGTGTTCATACAAGGATTATGCGACCTACGAACGTTTTACTTGGCATTACCTGCAGGTACTATGTGAGAGCAGTGACGGTGGGGTTTTGCCTTATAAGCATTCGGGTGATGCAGCCTTACGAAATTGAGGTAGCGGTGCGCTCGGGGCAGTGGTTCTGGAATTCAGCCCCCTCCTTTCAGCCCGCGGCGGTCGCTGAGAATGCGGAGAAGTAGCGTTTGTTGGTGGCGCTGACACGGAGCAGATGAATGGAAACCTACACGATCTACAGCATAAGCAACTCCCCTTATCAGGAATGGCAGGCTGAATTGCTCGACTTTACATTCACGAAAGTGAAGCAACCCGGAAAATTGATTAGAGTATGCGCAGACGACGCCCAATTCCCTAGCCGTGAGCGATCGCGATCGAACACAGGTGATACTGTATTCACGCCGAGTTTGTCGAGGATAAGATGGCCATTTATAAAAGTTGGCGGCCGCTATTTCAGAGTATTCTGGTCTCGCTATACGCTCGAATGGCCTGTTATGAACAAGCCGGGGGCGCTGAAATACTTGTTCGACCATTGCGATTTCAGCGACAACGACAACCTCATCTTCTTGGATCCGGACATGGTGTTTACCAAGCCTTGGAATCCACCAACAGAAAGGGGCCAGGTTCATGGTCAAAAATGGAAGGGTTACGGTAAGAGCTACTGCGAAAGCTCCTCCATACATCCAGAGTTCTGCCCTGCAACGGAAAACGACTGCATCATGTATCCGTACGCTATCAAAGCTGGCGACCTTAGGGTCCTGATCTCTGACATTGAGCGTTTCGCCAGAGAGGGCTACCAGAAGGGAAGACAAGTTGGTCTTGACCAGGCCGCCTTATGGATGGCTGATATGCCTGCGTTCCAAACAGCAATGACCAAGCATGGTCTTACCATGAAGCCTGCGGAAAATATTGGCCTGTGCAACAACTGGAATAATTGTGACGACAAGGAGGCGCCTATCCTCCATTACTGCCAACCGATGAAAGATAAATCAGGCCAAACATTGTGGGATAAAAGAGATTACAAAGCATGGGGTATGCCCCCAGACCCGTCGCTGGCTTTGAATCGTGTCGATCGAGAAGTCCTTGAGATAATCCGCGAAAAGATCGTCGGATGAGGTGGTGCCATAGGTGACAAGACCCGGCTGCGGTGCATCAAGTTCAATGCTCTGTACGCCAGAAGATTAAGGCGAAAGCAGCGGGTTATGGCGACACCTTCTTCATCGACGAAGTATTCGTCGGCGTGCCAGACCATTTAGGTCAACGGCACGCAGCATTGCCTGTACTGGGCAATTTTTCAATGACGTTCCTTCTGATTGAACTCTGTAAGCGGGGATTCTTTCCTCGCTCACCCTCGCGATAGGGAACAGGACATCTCCAGCCCGCCGCTGCTCGCACCACCGACCAGAGCAACACATCAGGTTCCACTTATGGTCTTTTGCAACAGCGAAATGATCTTTCGTTTTACTGATGGACTGCCAGCATTTTATTGTGCGCCCTGAATGGCAATTCCTCCTCCTGACCTGGCAGCAGTGGCAGGCACGCGTGACGCCATAGGGACTCCCAGCACCCGTGTCTCTCCAGCAGGGTGCGGCCCTGTTCCTGCGCGGCTTCAGGCATAGACATGAAATGCAGGCGAAGCTGTTGTAAACACCACACACGATAACGTGAACAACGTGCACCACGATAATGCACACCGTCCAACTGAACATCGAAACGTCTTTTATTGTCGGCCACCGCCTCTGTGTTAGCACAGAGGTAGGGAAGATATCCGCTGCCAATATCGTCCAGCAGTGAGAAAACATCCTCCGGGATGCCATTGTCCCAGACGCTTGCACAGTCGGACAAACGCGTATTCCACAAGCGCGCTACCCACTCCAGCACTGCGGGCGCCTGTTGCCGGATTATTTCCAACGGCACCGGGTCCAGCGCGAGGTGACGAAAAAAAGGCCCTGAAAACCCGATATCCGCCAGCGAGGGACGATCCCCAAATAAAAAAGGCCGCGCACTAAAAATGGACTGCAGCGTGGCGAGCAGACGTGCCACGCCTGCCTCTACTGCCACCACATTGTCCGCGCACATTCCGTCCCCTGTCGTGTATCCCGCACGCTGACGCTGCTGCAAGTACAACCGCTTAAGCCCAACCGGACCAGGAACACCTCCCAGCAATTCCTCCGCCAGATGCCATGATGCAAAACGGGCTCCCTCCGCATAGTGCCATCGATAATGCATAGCGGGTCGCCACCACCATTCATCTGCCCAGTCTTCCAGCAACAGACACAAAAACCGCTGTAACGGATCAGCGGGCATAAGCCCCGGCCCGGGCAGTCGTTGCTCAAACCAGTCGATCATCCGTGTTGTATCCGTCATCCAGCGGCCATCTGGCAGTATGACGGCGGGCATTTGCATGACTCCCACCTTTTTTGCCATGCGTTTTTTGAATGCAGGAAACTGCATGCTGCGCAAGTCATAGGACACTCCGCGCACGCGAAAGTAATTTTCCATCTTACCGGTGAAGTAAGAAATATTTGAACCGTAGAGGGTGACAGGCTCTGTCAGTAATAGGTCAGTCATTGTGTTCTACTGATCTCCTACACAAAAATCTCGCTAGCAAAATAGACTAATCCGTTAGGACGCGCGAGGATCAACCACCCTCTCAGGCTTTTCTCATGAGTGTAACGAGCGTATCCCGTCTTCACGCAACGGACCCCCGACAGGCTTGGGTTTATCTGCATTCAGCTCGTTTCAGCACAGTTACCATGGTGTAACTGACGGTCACTACAGAACCGCTGCAAAATACTTTGATCTCGGGCTGCTCAATAGTATCTTCTTCAATCACAAGCGCAAAGAACTCAGCCCTATGCGCTTTTTAATGATTACCTACTTCCCGAAGCGCTACTGCTGATAGTATTCTATATCAGGTCTCGAATCCTAAAGCTGCATCCGTCGTTACACGGATCCTGCTATCCTGAGGAATACATGATGAACCAGCCCGTCGAGCAACCGTTCTATCTGAAAGACAATTTTGCCCCTGTCTCTGAGGAGATCAGCGAGAGTCATCTGCAGGTTGTCGGCAACATTCCGCCGGGTCTGAATGGTCGCCTGCTGCGCAACGGCCCCAACCCCCAAACGGGTTGGTCCGATCACTGGTTTTTCGGCAACGGAATGATACACGGCGTTGAGTTCTGCAACGGTAAGGCTAACGGCTACCGTAATCGTTACGTAAGAACAACGTTGTATGACGACCCGGGTGCCGACTCCGGTGAAGCAATGATGGATCTCGCAAAATCAGCGGCAAACACGCATGTGATTCATCACGCGGGAAAGATTCTCGCTTTGGAAGAAGCCCATCTCCCATGGGAAGTCTCCCCAGAGTTAGACACAATCAAAGCGTGGGATTTCAACGGCAAGTTGGAAACACCGATGACGGCCCACCCCAAGGTATGTCCCGTTACCGGAGAGTTGCTCTTCTTTGCGTACGGACTCTTCCCACCCTACCTCACCTACCATAGAGCGAACGCGCAGGGTGAGCTGGTGCAGTCAGAGCAAATTACAGTGCCCGGGGGCACCATGATGCACGACTTCAACATCACAGAAAATTACGTGATCTGGATGGACCTGCCAGCCGTGTGGGATATCGAATCACTGGCAGGTGAAGGTCTGCCTATCAAGTGGGATGAGTCCTATGGCGCACGTCTGGGCGTCATGCCCAGGACTGGTGGCGACAGCGATGTCACCTGGTACAACATAGACCCCTGCTACGTATACCATCCGCTAAATGCATATGAGGATGGCGACAATATTGTGCTTGACGTCTGCCGTCTGGCCAACATGATAGCCGACGGCATCGATTCACCCGCCTTCATGACACGCTGGGTCATTAACCGCTCAAGCGGCACCGTGAGCGAAACGCAGATCGATGACCGCAACACGGAATTTCCCCGGGTCCCGGATACGCTCATCGGCCAGAAACATCGTTATGGATACGTCGCAGGCCTTGCCGCCTCAGCACCCTACGGAGAGCGATATATCAAGTATGACTTCGGGGATTTCAGCGCCAAGACACTGGAACTGGGTCCTGGCCGCCAGGGCAGCGAGGCGGTGTTTGTCGCTGATCCATCTGGCAGTAGCGAGGACGATGGTTGGCTGCTGGCCTATGTCTATGACCAGAGCACCGAATGCAGCGAGGTGCTGATACTTGACGCCAGCACGCTGTCGGAAGAGGCTCGGGTCCTGCTACCGGCTCGCGTACCCATGGGCTTCCACGGCAGCTGGGTACCCGCTTGACGAGCCAGTGAGATGAAACCTCAGGCAGGTTGCAACCGTCGCGCGTTCCTGAATAAGGCAGGACTTTCTATCGGCAGCGCATCGCTGCTGGGGCTCGGACTGAGCGCCTGCGATTCCCCCACGCCAGAGCGCTACTCTCGAGCGGATATCGAGTCCCTCGCTGCAGAGCGTGGCAGGGAGCAAGAGATCAAGGGAGAGGGCGAGTACGGACACCATGTCTATCCGGGC from the Candidatus Marimicrobium litorale genome contains:
- a CDS encoding O-fucosyltransferase family protein, giving the protein MNDVLRQSDTVTPQRFLAFETDFGGWNNILMQLEIMVVLAWITGRTLVLPPAKPFYLLGEASRLLEDFLDLDALRRQIPVLTADEFVEVAELDTKVATDEKFHDLMRARGVMPPWNGVEDILLFPSDALLTRPELLARLAGPSQAHRQLITISNELRECDLLYFPMTTEHRMFGVAECFFLFGDEQLERRARTLLRDAIRFRQDIINLAEAAINAPILAGRRFSALHIRRGDFQYAKTRIGARQIHEHVQTLLSPEHPIYIATDETDGAFLDGFREKFEVVTFSALPRETVVNTPHHWCGIVETLICAAAPGRFMGTRFSTFSTRISTIRGHLACTSGGDFEGVDTNLYYTQQPLNRKAEEGLLGRFWRKGTRHVDPVVETATPWWLSKDPLWARAYQVCWLETDN
- a CDS encoding carotenoid oxygenase family protein, whose protein sequence is MNQPVEQPFYLKDNFAPVSEEISESHLQVVGNIPPGLNGRLLRNGPNPQTGWSDHWFFGNGMIHGVEFCNGKANGYRNRYVRTTLYDDPGADSGEAMMDLAKSAANTHVIHHAGKILALEEAHLPWEVSPELDTIKAWDFNGKLETPMTAHPKVCPVTGELLFFAYGLFPPYLTYHRANAQGELVQSEQITVPGGTMMHDFNITENYVIWMDLPAVWDIESLAGEGLPIKWDESYGARLGVMPRTGGDSDVTWYNIDPCYVYHPLNAYEDGDNIVLDVCRLANMIADGIDSPAFMTRWVINRSSGTVSETQIDDRNTEFPRVPDTLIGQKHRYGYVAGLAASAPYGERYIKYDFGDFSAKTLELGPGRQGSEAVFVADPSGSSEDDGWLLAYVYDQSTECSEVLILDASTLSEEARVLLPARVPMGFHGSWVPA
- a CDS encoding 2OG-Fe(II) oxygenase — protein: MKDEPLNAIDITLILRGDSRFETALPAADPLLADLHAAVQQHSPSRLMQVPLDGGRTALSFASSELVSVLTTPPVLIEAADSQASLQTGSYLPCVCIDDFLTPDENTRLLQYALNNESEFSPSDVTTGHEGYRRSMVLQTIQDSPWRTLFEGRLDVHLSHICQTLGIDTLAVGKREIQLTASGKGDFFKLHRDAGEDVGTAARTLTYVYYFFREPQSFSGGNLLLTDDTGANGRGKVLAMRPQNNRLVAFRADQLHEVEPVFMADDAFSESRFTVNGWLRAAD
- a CDS encoding glutathione S-transferase family protein; this encodes MTDLLLTEPVTLYGSNISYFTGKMENYFRVRGVSYDLRSMQFPAFKKRMAKKVGVMQMPAVILPDGRWMTDTTRMIDWFEQRLPGPGLMPADPLQRFLCLLLEDWADEWWWRPAMHYRWHYAEGARFASWHLAEELLGGVPGPVGLKRLYLQQRQRAGYTTGDGMCADNVVAVEAGVARLLATLQSIFSARPFLFGDRPSLADIGFSGPFFRHLALDPVPLEIIRQQAPAVLEWVARLWNTRLSDCASVWDNGIPEDVFSLLDDIGSGYLPYLCANTEAVADNKRRFDVQLDGVHYRGARCSRYRVWCLQQLRLHFMSMPEAAQEQGRTLLERHGCWESLWRHACLPLLPGQEEELPFRAHNKMLAVHQ
- a CDS encoding PqqD family protein, translating into MQFANRFSEQLIPTPHSRAFVVDDGLLLARSDTSGPKGATRAIVLNATGRAIYEACANGIGFEQLVAQLASSYNVLTTDIASEVATAVDEFLEQGFLTFADA
- a CDS encoding nucleotidyltransferase family protein, producing the protein MRNLDLIRQIFSTPPAREDSLSEAQWAKFLEFSESHLFAGPVAASILAEELTDVPELVYRFCTSILELNGIRNRQIMSVIEDAGLALNESGITPVFFKGAAALLCDIYAEPSHRFLSDIDLLIPDMLGDQAIEALENAGFVRTDPNDFVVPHCIEVMVCKRRGVAIDLHREILIPELQLILPCTDMLANIEKRRLPSGLRFAVPSPTHQVVINVAHGQLQDRSYLWNFQPLKYLYELHRLEKRYQDAIKWEEVTSRFATAGHRAPLEQHRYQAARLFDTDNLPDVSFRVRLKYGCTVLMTENEAIFWVYGRLFSPFVWLRDVLSDRVRLRRTLREIRRFSWWRERVRRFFSSQPHAMKSR